A part of Leptospira wolffii serovar Khorat str. Khorat-H2 genomic DNA contains:
- the lepB gene encoding signal peptidase I, whose product MIVKSNIFLFSIYLFCGFTFCNFPVALAKEYAFTPSNVKSGGMEPSLQIGDFIFVKKFDLNPERGDILTFKAGIKEDGSERNNVQRVIGLPGDKISLWTEKSSQGDYFLLRISINGKTLPITESSEEINQEDYDIPVNGLHAVYETIGAKKYKLFYDTSMIPFTSPHAMEKEEINLKEDEFFLLGDNRTNSADSRYTGPISRADIRGKMTFKYFSVNWKDYTCTSEERKGNLEDTHGGKCPQSLFRRIGRAKIRWKNIGQKGYEILQDRQSEDL is encoded by the coding sequence ATGATCGTGAAATCTAATATATTCTTATTCTCTATTTATCTTTTCTGCGGATTCACTTTCTGTAATTTTCCGGTGGCATTGGCGAAAGAATACGCATTTACTCCGAGTAACGTGAAAAGCGGGGGAATGGAACCTTCCTTACAAATCGGAGATTTCATATTCGTAAAGAAATTCGATCTAAATCCGGAGAGAGGGGATATCCTAACGTTCAAGGCCGGAATAAAGGAGGATGGCTCCGAGCGCAATAACGTGCAGAGAGTGATCGGACTGCCGGGTGATAAGATTTCCCTTTGGACAGAAAAATCGAGTCAAGGTGATTACTTCTTACTTAGGATTTCCATCAACGGCAAGACACTTCCGATTACGGAATCTTCCGAAGAGATAAATCAGGAAGATTACGATATTCCCGTTAACGGCTTACATGCGGTTTACGAAACGATCGGAGCAAAAAAATACAAATTATTTTATGATACGTCGATGATCCCATTTACGTCTCCCCATGCTATGGAAAAGGAAGAAATCAACCTGAAAGAGGACGAATTCTTCCTACTAGGAGACAACCGCACGAATTCGGCAGATTCTCGCTACACCGGTCCCATCTCACGGGCTGACATTCGGGGAAAAATGACTTTCAAATATTTTTCCGTAAATTGGAAAGACTACACTTGCACCTCCGAAGAAAGAAAAGGTAATCTCGAAGACACACACGGAGGAAAGTGTCCTCAGAGTTTATTTCGACGTATAGGCAGGGCCAAAATCCGTTGGAAGAACATCGGACAGAAAGGCTATGAAATCCTGCAAGATCGGCAATCCGAGGACTTATAA
- a CDS encoding aldo/keto reductase, whose product MQNSVLNQSVRLNNGNEMPVFGLGVWKTRSGKECVDAVLWALEAGYRHIDTAKIYGNESDVGTAIRKSGIPREEIFVTTKLWNSDQRDPRKNLEGSLKSIGLESIDLYLIHFPVASTRKQAWKELEKAYKEGLVRAIGVSNYTVPHIRELLGYAEILPAVNQVEYHPFLNQNDLLKLCKEKGIVLEAYSPLAHGQKISDPKLSAMATKYKKTPAQILIRWAIDKGMVVIPKSVRKERILENSQVFDFSLSKEDLMEMESWNENFRTCWDPTGA is encoded by the coding sequence ATGCAAAACTCAGTATTGAACCAATCCGTACGTCTGAATAACGGAAACGAAATGCCTGTCTTCGGATTAGGAGTATGGAAAACCAGATCCGGAAAAGAATGTGTCGATGCCGTTCTTTGGGCTTTGGAAGCAGGATACAGACATATAGATACCGCAAAGATTTACGGTAACGAATCCGATGTGGGAACTGCGATCCGAAAAAGCGGGATCCCTAGAGAGGAAATCTTCGTTACCACCAAATTATGGAACTCCGACCAAAGGGATCCGCGCAAGAATCTAGAAGGCTCGCTAAAGAGTATAGGATTGGAAAGTATCGACCTCTATTTAATCCATTTTCCCGTAGCCTCCACTCGAAAACAGGCCTGGAAAGAATTGGAAAAGGCCTATAAAGAAGGATTGGTTCGCGCGATCGGAGTCAGCAACTATACGGTCCCTCATATCCGAGAGCTTCTAGGTTATGCGGAAATATTACCTGCGGTGAACCAGGTAGAATATCATCCTTTTCTAAACCAAAACGATCTTTTAAAACTATGCAAAGAAAAAGGAATCGTCCTGGAGGCCTATAGTCCTCTCGCCCATGGACAAAAAATCTCGGACCCGAAACTTTCCGCAATGGCTACGAAATACAAAAAGACTCCGGCCCAAATTCTGATCCGTTGGGCCATCGACAAGGGAATGGTGGTGATCCCCAAATCCGTTCGTAAGGAGAGAATCCTAGAAAACTCTCAGGTCTTCGATTTTTCGCTCTCGAAAGAGGATCTAATGGAAATGGAATCTTGGAACGAAAACTTTAGAACTTGTTGGGATCCTACGGGAGCCTAA